In Pleuronectes platessa chromosome 5, fPlePla1.1, whole genome shotgun sequence, a single genomic region encodes these proteins:
- the LOC128440086 gene encoding odorant receptor 131-2-like, producing the protein MNDEIMLIQVFVVLFLCINLLLITTFFSKELFYTSMRYVLFAVTLMSDCLFLFLSDILFILNLYRYTIQMWLCLIIYMISSLYLFVTPVTLTAMTLERYVAICLPLRHAELCSPRSTLHGILIIHSLSSLPCIVFLSIFFASASYGSDTQGRTCTVEIFIIHTWQGHLRSAIYQFYFLIMCITIVFSYVKIMRAAKAASAEDKQSTWRGLRTVGLHALQLLLCLIQLWCPFIEAAVLQINLMLFINVRYFNYITFILAPRCLSPLIYGLRDEMFLNALKRLSLCGLRKKR; encoded by the coding sequence ATGAATGATGAGATCATGTTGATTCAGGTCTTCGtcgtcctctttctctgcattaACCTTCTGCTAATTACAACCTTTTTCTCCAAGGAGCTTTTCTACACCTCCATGCGCTACGTCTTATTTGCTGTCACACtaatgtctgactgtctgtttttattcctgTCTGACATCCTGTTCATTCTGAATTTATATCGCTATACGATACAAATGTGGTTGTGCCTTATTATTTATATGATTTCGTCTCTGTACCTTTTTGTGACACCGGTCACTCTGACGGCGATGACCCTGGAGCGCTACGTGGCCATTTGCCTGCCGCTGCGTCACGCAGAGCTGTGCTCCCCACGCAGCACTCTGCACGGCATCCTCATCATCCACAGCCTCAGCTCTCTGCCCtgcattgtttttctctccatcttctttgcATCGGCCTCCTATGGCTCCGACACACAGGGCAGAACGTGCACTGTGGAAATCTTCATCATCCACACGTGGCAGGGTCACCTGAGATCAGCCATTTATCAGTTTTACTTCCTGATCATGTGCATCACAATCGTGTTTTCCTATGTGAAGATAATGAGAGCGGCCAAAGCTGCATCAGCAGAGGACAAACAGTCCACATGGAGAGGACTCAGAACTGTGGGGCTTCACGCTttgcagctgctcctgtgtctcatccagCTGTGGTGTCCTTTCATAGAAGCTGCTGTGCTTCAAATCAATCTCATGTTATTTATCAATGTCAGGTACTttaattacattacttttattcttgctccaagatgtctgtctcctctcatttatgGCCTCAGGGATGAAATGTTTTTGAATGCCCTGAAAAGATTATCTCTCTGTGGTTTGCGTAAGAAACGCTGA